The genome window TGCATCAGCACCGAGAGCATGTTCTTGGCTCGCACCATGCCGCCGTAGAAGAGCGCGAGCCCCGGAATGATCATGAGGATCACGAGCACCGTCGCGACGATCATCCAGGCCGTATCACCCTTGTGGGGTGTGGGTGGAACGGGCTCCGCGGCCGGCGCGGTTTCCTCGGGTGCCGCCTCTAAAGGGGCAGGCGCCGCGGATGCCCCTGGCGCGGCCTCGGTCTCTTCGGCCTGCGTACCGGTTGCCGCATCCTCTTGAGCCTGCGCCGCCGCCGGCAGGCCGCCGCCCAATGCCGCCACCAACGCCAACACCATCCCTATGCACCGCATGGCGGCGCCGATCTCGATAGACATCGCGAATACCTCCCGGAACAAATTATCTAGCGTTTTTATAGCGCGTCTGGCCCGGTCTCTCCCGTACGAATACGCACAACCTGAGACAGTTCGTAGACAAAAAGCTTCCCATCCCCGATCTTGCCGGTGCTAGTCGCCTTGATGATCGCATCGACGACCTTATCGACCTGGTCGTCGCTCACGGCAACTTCGAGCTTGATCTTGGGTAGGAAATCCACCACGTATTCCGCCCCGCGGTAGAGCTCGGTGTGCCCCTTTTGGCGCCCGAAGCCCTTGACCTCGGTCACGGTGATGCCCTGCACGCCGACCTCGGACAAGGCCTCGCGGGCGTCGTCAAGCTTGAATGGTTTGATGATAGCGGTTACCAACTTCATGTTGCGATTCCTAAGGATTGAATTGACCAGTTAGCTGATTGAAAGGCGCTCCCACATGGGCTAGAACTTCCTGGAAATCGTGCCGAGCACCGTGCCCCCGCATTGTTCGGAGCCGACCCCACAAAACGAGGGCTCGTTCTCGGCGTTCCAGTAGCTCACGTCCAAACCGAATCCCAAGACCTCTCGCGAAAGACCGACTCTCCAGTCGATGTAGTCGCCGAGGTCATCGACGTCTTGGTAACCCACATGGAAACCAAGGCCAAGACCGTAAGGCAGTGACAGACCGAGCGACCCATCGAGATAGACGGCATCACCGGTCTCGCGGTAGTAATCCGGCGACCAGTACACCGTCGCTGAGGTTGCCGGTTCGAAGGGTACCCCTAGGAACTTGTAGCTCAAGCCGGCCTTGGCCTCGACATAGTCCGCCTCGAGAGGTTGTGCCAGACGCTCGTCGTCGCCTGGATAATGGTAATAAATCGCGCCGAGATCCCAACCGATACCGGTATCCGAGAATTCACCTCGAAACCCGCCGTACCAATCGATTTCGATCTCCCCATCCGACGTGGCGTTATCGACGTTCGACGCCCACGCCCCGAGATAGATCCCCCAGGGCGTGTAGTTGTATTCGAGGCTGCCCTGGACCGAGGGACTGTTGTCGGTTTGTGAAATACCGCGGAAGAGATAATCCGTCGCTAATGCGACGCTCCCGGCCGCCACATGCGGCGATTCCTCTTGTGCAAAAGCCGCCGTGGATCCGGCCAGAACCGCAACCAATATCGATATCTGCTTCATGGGTTCCCCCTGAAAGTTTAGTTGTTTAATGAGGCCAGGGCACAGCGTGTGCCATAACTATATGGTAGCAACAACTGTCGTGTTTTCCATCGGTTATTATTGTTTTTAATACTACTAAAAAAGTATTCACCCGTTAAGTGAAATCCTTAGCATCATCATAGCCCAAGACTATCCGTGTATGCACCATGATAGAGCACTCGTAGAGGTTTCGACGGTCTATTTGATGAAAACCTTACCGGCCTAACCGCCTCGGCATAATTCATCGCGCAACGATAAATACTCGCGGACGCCCAAGATACTCTTGATTTCATCGAACCCGACCATTTTTTCGGCGAGGGCCCGCGTGTGTCCATCGCGGGCAAAGACCTGCGCCATTTCGCGCATAGCCTTGGCGGTGAGTAATACCGAGTCGATCGGCGCGACCATGATCTTGAACCCCATTTGCTCCAGATCGCGCACGCCGAGTAGGGGGGTCTTCCCGAAGGCGAGCATGTTCACGAACTTGGGGTAAGGGACCCGGCGGCAGATAGTCTCGAGTTCGGCGAGGGACAGGGGGGCTTCGATGAAAGCCACATCCGCGCCGGCGTCGCAGTAGCGGTTGATGCGATCGATCGCATCGTCCAAACCGTCCGGTTCGCGCGCGTCGGTGCGCGCAATGAATAGAAAATCCGCATCGTAGCGGGCACGTACGGCGGCCTTGAACTTGAGCACCATCTCCTGCGCCGGGATCACTTGCTTGCCTTCAAAATGACCGCAGCGTTTCGGAAACACCTGGTCCTCTAGGATGATCCCCGCGGCACCGGCGGTTTCGAATTCGCTAATGCAGCGCATGACGTTATGCAGATCGCCATGTCCGGTGTCGCCATCGGCGATCACGGGAATCGCTACGCGCTGGGCCATTCGCCGTACGGCGTCCGCCATCTCGCTCATGCCCAGAAAGTTAAGGTCGGGCAGACCATAAAGGCTGGCGCTGGTCCCGAATCCGCCGATGAAAACCGATTCGAACCCCGCTTGTTCGATGAGCACGGCCGTCAGCACATCGTGCGCTCCGAGCGAACGGATGATCCCCGGTTTAGCGAGCAGCTCGCGGATCCGGCGCGTGGGTGGTTGTGTCATAGGTCCTCCCGTGGGGGTTATTCACTACTACCCCGCCGCTTGCGGCGGGCACTTTAGCATTGGGGTTTCCAAAGGGGAGTAGTGCACTCTTTCCTTTGGTCGCCTGCGGGGTGCCCCGCAGGCGAAATATTTTGACTTACGCCTCAATGATACCCATGAAGCGCGTCGTGGACGACGGTTTCGGCTATAATTCGTCGCAGCACTCCGTTACAATCGCAATGGCGGCGGAAGCTTAACGGGCCCTACACCGACCGTCGTATGCACAGTCTTATCCCTAGAATTCTGGCGATCACCGCCCTGGTCGCTGCGGTTGGCTTGCCGCGGCTTTGGGCGGGTGCCACCGCGGAGCCTTACGGCCGAAGCGAGGTTGAATCCTTCGCATCGATCATCGAGTACGTCATTCCGCGAGCCGGCGCCGCGCCTTACTCGGTTGCCGTGAATAGGTTCGGCGTGGCATGGTACGT of Pseudomonadota bacterium contains these proteins:
- the glnK gene encoding P-II family nitrogen regulator, with amino-acid sequence MKLVTAIIKPFKLDDAREALSEVGVQGITVTEVKGFGRQKGHTELYRGAEYVVDFLPKIKLEVAVSDDQVDKVVDAIIKATSTGKIGDGKLFVYELSQVVRIRTGETGPDAL
- a CDS encoding TorF family putative porin; this translates as MKQISILVAVLAGSTAAFAQEESPHVAAGSVALATDYLFRGISQTDNSPSVQGSLEYNYTPWGIYLGAWASNVDNATSDGEIEIDWYGGFRGEFSDTGIGWDLGAIYYHYPGDDERLAQPLEADYVEAKAGLSYKFLGVPFEPATSATVYWSPDYYRETGDAVYLDGSLGLSLPYGLGLGFHVGYQDVDDLGDYIDWRVGLSREVLGFGLDVSYWNAENEPSFCGVGSEQCGGTVLGTISRKF
- a CDS encoding oxaloacetate decarboxylase; amino-acid sequence: MTQPPTRRIRELLAKPGIIRSLGAHDVLTAVLIEQAGFESVFIGGFGTSASLYGLPDLNFLGMSEMADAVRRMAQRVAIPVIADGDTGHGDLHNVMRCISEFETAGAAGIILEDQVFPKRCGHFEGKQVIPAQEMVLKFKAAVRARYDADFLFIARTDAREPDGLDDAIDRINRYCDAGADVAFIEAPLSLAELETICRRVPYPKFVNMLAFGKTPLLGVRDLEQMGFKIMVAPIDSVLLTAKAMREMAQVFARDGHTRALAEKMVGFDEIKSILGVREYLSLRDELCRGG